Proteins co-encoded in one Opitutus terrae PB90-1 genomic window:
- a CDS encoding response regulator, which produces MSRPAKLRILVADDHFIVRSGLVSLIHAEPDMSVVAQAADGAEAVALFTQHQPDVALLDLRMPVRSGTEAIEQIRRDHPHARILVLTAFSGDEDIRKALRAGARGYVLKSSTGEGLIPAIRAVAAGEPWIPNDVATRLAMRSSYEELTSREIQVLQEIAKGKANKEIAAVLAISEYTVKDHLKNIMGKLHVAVRTEAVTAAVQRGIIEL; this is translated from the coding sequence ATGAGTCGTCCCGCCAAGCTTCGGATCCTCGTGGCCGATGATCATTTCATCGTCCGCAGCGGGCTGGTGTCGTTGATCCACGCGGAACCCGACATGAGCGTCGTCGCCCAGGCGGCCGACGGCGCGGAAGCCGTGGCGCTGTTCACGCAGCACCAGCCGGACGTGGCGTTGCTCGATTTGCGCATGCCGGTGCGCAGCGGCACGGAGGCGATCGAGCAGATCCGCCGCGATCATCCGCACGCGCGCATTCTCGTGCTGACGGCCTTCAGCGGTGACGAAGACATCCGCAAAGCACTCCGTGCCGGCGCGCGCGGCTACGTCCTGAAAAGCTCCACCGGCGAAGGATTGATCCCCGCGATCCGCGCCGTCGCCGCGGGCGAACCCTGGATTCCCAACGACGTCGCGACTCGGCTCGCGATGCGCAGTTCCTACGAGGAACTCACCAGTCGCGAAATCCAGGTCCTGCAGGAGATCGCCAAGGGCAAGGCGAACAAGGAAATCGCGGCCGTGCTCGCGATTTCTGAATACACGGTGAAGGACCACCTCAAGAACATCATGGGCAAGCTGCACGTGGCGGTCCGCACCGAGGCCGTCACCGCCGCCGTCCAGCGCGGAATCATCGAACTCTAG